One Sodalinema gerasimenkoae IPPAS B-353 DNA segment encodes these proteins:
- a CDS encoding aminopeptidase P family protein produces the protein MLLGSNYPSSILRDRTLETILHERRQRLAELVEFPVILWSGRSKSRNFPANKYPFRPSSHFLYFAGLPLENAAIRLESGRLHLFYDDPHPSAALWHGDQPKRHQIASTIGADAAFPLSELPAQAEGAATIPVQNDDVRSLQAGVLGRSLSPMDNLQGIDRQLVRAIVQVRLTHDAGALVELRHAAAVTVEAHKAGMAATPTANLEAEVRGAMEGVILAHNMSCAYNSIVTVHGEVLHNEQYHHAINADDLILADVGAEAPSGWAADVTRTWPAKGTFSPSQRAIYDVVLAAHDRCIEAVKPGVEYRHIHLLAAQLMAEGLVDLGILRGRPEDLVEADAHALFFPHGIGHLLGLDVHDMEDLGDYAGYEKGRARSSRFGLGFLRLHRPLKPSMLVTIEPGFYQVPGILNDAGNRQKYREMVNWQRLGDFADVRGIRIEDDVLVTADGPEVLTAALPTQAAAIEDLVRD, from the coding sequence ATGCTCCTCGGTAGTAATTATCCTTCCTCCATCCTGCGCGATCGCACCCTAGAAACCATCCTCCACGAACGACGACAACGGCTGGCGGAGTTGGTGGAGTTTCCGGTCATTCTCTGGTCCGGGCGCAGCAAATCCCGGAATTTCCCGGCCAACAAATACCCGTTTCGCCCCAGCAGTCATTTTCTCTATTTTGCCGGATTACCCCTAGAGAACGCGGCTATTCGTCTCGAATCCGGGCGCTTGCACCTCTTCTATGACGATCCTCATCCCAGTGCCGCCCTCTGGCATGGGGACCAGCCGAAGCGCCACCAAATCGCTAGTACTATTGGTGCAGATGCTGCCTTTCCCCTCTCGGAATTGCCGGCCCAAGCCGAGGGTGCGGCAACGATTCCCGTGCAAAACGACGATGTGCGTAGTCTTCAGGCCGGGGTGTTGGGGCGATCGCTCTCGCCCATGGATAATTTACAGGGGATCGATCGCCAACTGGTGCGGGCGATCGTGCAAGTGCGCCTAACTCACGACGCGGGGGCCTTGGTGGAACTGCGTCACGCAGCGGCCGTCACGGTAGAAGCCCACAAAGCGGGGATGGCCGCCACCCCAACCGCTAACTTAGAAGCCGAAGTGCGCGGGGCCATGGAGGGGGTGATTCTGGCCCACAACATGAGTTGCGCCTACAACAGTATTGTCACCGTCCATGGGGAAGTTCTCCATAACGAGCAGTATCATCATGCCATCAACGCCGATGATTTAATCTTGGCGGATGTCGGTGCAGAAGCCCCATCAGGCTGGGCCGCCGATGTCACCCGAACTTGGCCGGCGAAAGGGACCTTTTCCCCCAGTCAACGGGCCATTTACGACGTGGTTTTAGCGGCTCATGACCGTTGCATTGAGGCGGTGAAGCCGGGGGTGGAATATCGCCATATTCACCTGTTGGCGGCCCAACTCATGGCTGAGGGATTAGTGGATTTAGGGATTTTACGGGGACGGCCCGAGGATTTAGTGGAAGCCGATGCCCATGCCCTGTTTTTCCCCCATGGGATTGGTCATCTGTTGGGGTTGGATGTCCATGATATGGAAGATTTAGGGGATTATGCGGGCTATGAGAAGGGACGAGCGCGCAGTAGTCGCTTTGGATTGGGGTTTTTGCGTCTGCATCGTCCGCTGAAGCCTTCGATGTTGGTCACCATTGAACCGGGGTTTTATCAGGTTCCGGGGATTCTCAATGATGCGGGGAATCGGCAGAAGTACCGGGAGATGGTCAATTGGCAGCGTCTGGGGGACTTTGCGGATGTGCGCGGTATCCGCATTGAGGATGATGTCTTGGTGACGGCCGATGGGCCGGAGGTGTTGACGGCGGCGTTACCGACTCAGGCGGC
- the mgtE gene encoding magnesium transporter: protein MVQSQDVEQPISSRRELRELVRSQLQMFLEQGQLQDAKLLLVPVQSVDVAEVIGELPEKLHAIAFRLLPKDEATEVYEHLDRNVQQSLLQDFKNQEIRDLVEQMSPDDRARLFDELPAKVVRQLLPKLSPNEREATSLLLGYQPDTAGRIMTPEYISLKEHLTVGAALERIRRLADITETVYALYVTDAARHLTGILSLRDLVVAQPEQTIGEIMTRDAVFVHTDTDQEEVARTIQRYDFLAVPVVDSEQRLVGIVTVDDVIDVFERETTEDIYALGGLQSDGDNYFQMSLFRVSRQRVSWLLILLVTNVLTSIVIRANEGVLTQLVSLAMFIPLLIGTGGNVGTQSSTVIIRGLNMDKIQTGGAWRLIRREATAGLILGTMLGLLVTVGAYVLQGNVIVALSAGSSLIVISVLASTSGAALPILFKSLGFDPALMSAPFITTCVDVLGVLTYFTIARILLVLLPLEPTVG, encoded by the coding sequence TTGGTACAAAGTCAAGACGTTGAACAACCCATTTCATCACGACGGGAGTTGCGGGAGCTAGTGCGATCGCAGCTACAAATGTTTCTCGAACAGGGGCAGCTTCAGGACGCTAAGCTGCTCCTGGTTCCGGTTCAGTCTGTCGATGTGGCTGAAGTGATTGGAGAACTACCGGAAAAACTCCATGCGATCGCCTTCCGCCTACTCCCCAAAGACGAAGCCACTGAGGTGTATGAACATCTTGATCGCAACGTTCAGCAATCGCTCCTGCAAGACTTTAAAAATCAGGAGATTCGCGATTTAGTCGAGCAGATGTCCCCCGATGATCGGGCCCGTCTGTTTGACGAACTCCCCGCCAAAGTCGTGCGTCAACTGCTCCCCAAACTCAGCCCCAACGAACGGGAAGCGACGTCACTGCTGCTGGGTTACCAACCCGACACGGCGGGGCGCATCATGACCCCGGAATATATCTCCCTCAAGGAGCATCTGACCGTTGGTGCCGCCCTGGAGCGCATTCGTCGTCTAGCGGACATCACGGAAACGGTCTATGCCCTCTATGTCACCGATGCTGCTCGTCATCTAACGGGTATCCTCTCCCTACGGGATTTAGTGGTGGCTCAACCGGAGCAAACCATCGGCGAGATTATGACTCGGGATGCCGTCTTTGTCCATACGGATACAGACCAAGAAGAAGTGGCCCGCACCATTCAGCGTTATGACTTCCTGGCGGTTCCCGTGGTGGATAGTGAACAGCGGCTGGTGGGGATTGTCACCGTTGACGATGTGATTGATGTCTTTGAGCGGGAAACCACGGAGGATATCTATGCCTTGGGGGGCTTACAGTCGGACGGTGACAACTACTTTCAGATGAGTCTGTTCCGCGTCTCCCGTCAGCGGGTGTCCTGGTTGCTGATTTTATTGGTGACTAATGTCTTGACAAGTATCGTTATTCGTGCAAACGAAGGCGTATTAACGCAACTGGTGAGCTTAGCCATGTTTATCCCCTTATTGATTGGTACCGGGGGCAACGTGGGAACCCAGTCCTCGACGGTGATTATTCGCGGGCTAAATATGGATAAAATCCAGACTGGAGGGGCTTGGCGCTTGATTCGTCGGGAAGCCACCGCCGGGTTGATTTTAGGAACCATGTTGGGGTTATTGGTGACGGTGGGGGCCTATGTGCTACAAGGCAACGTAATTGTAGCCCTGTCTGCTGGCTCTAGTCTGATTGTCATTTCTGTGTTGGCCTCGACCTCCGGGGCCGCCCTGCCGATTCTGTTTAAGTCCCTCGGCTTCGATCCGGCGTTGATGTCAGCCCCCTTTATTACTACCTGTGTGGACGTGTTAGGGGTTCTGACCTATTTCACCATTGCCCGGATTTTATTGGTGTTGCTGCCTTTGGAACCGACCGTGGGTTAA